The Acidicapsa acidisoli genome window below encodes:
- the cydB gene encoding cytochrome d ubiquinol oxidase subunit II, with amino-acid sequence MNLPLLCAGFAALSVTFYVLLDGFDLGVGALLLLQPHEKSRDHMVDSITPTWDGNETWLIMTGVTLLAAFPTAYGILMPALYIPIIVMLLALGLRGVSFEFRAQMKRYRRRWDAIFAIGSIVAACMQGLILGDVLQGISVDGVTFSGSVVDCFRPFPALCAICVVAGYVVLGGCWLQLKATALLHGFSARALHIALPLFFMSFCVAAGISLSVQPGILTAWQAHPILLAIASCTMLAATIVLFGSIGKRPDIRPLAAGLVMIAAGIAGIATIVFPMIVPFRVSIWTASSSHLSQIFVLTGAILVTPVVLGYSFFAYWVFRGKTPEKGWDA; translated from the coding sequence ATGAACCTTCCCCTCCTTTGTGCCGGATTTGCTGCACTATCAGTAACGTTTTATGTGTTACTCGATGGCTTTGATCTCGGAGTGGGCGCCTTGCTCTTGTTGCAACCGCACGAGAAATCGAGAGACCATATGGTCGATTCCATCACGCCGACGTGGGACGGCAACGAGACTTGGCTGATTATGACCGGCGTGACGCTGTTGGCGGCTTTTCCGACTGCCTATGGCATTCTCATGCCCGCCCTCTATATTCCGATCATCGTGATGCTGCTGGCGCTGGGTTTACGCGGAGTCTCATTCGAGTTTCGCGCCCAGATGAAGCGCTACCGCCGTAGGTGGGACGCGATCTTTGCCATCGGTTCAATCGTCGCAGCGTGTATGCAAGGACTCATTCTGGGCGATGTGCTCCAGGGTATATCGGTCGATGGCGTCACGTTCAGCGGCAGCGTCGTTGATTGCTTCCGGCCTTTTCCGGCACTTTGCGCCATTTGCGTCGTTGCAGGATATGTGGTCCTTGGCGGCTGTTGGCTTCAATTGAAAGCGACAGCGTTGCTCCACGGGTTTTCGGCGCGGGCGCTGCACATCGCGCTGCCGCTTTTCTTTATGTCCTTTTGTGTTGCTGCCGGAATCTCGCTCTCCGTTCAGCCCGGTATCCTGACGGCATGGCAAGCTCATCCCATCTTGCTCGCAATAGCAAGCTGCACAATGCTGGCAGCAACTATTGTTCTCTTTGGGAGTATCGGGAAGCGCCCTGACATTCGTCCCCTGGCTGCGGGCCTGGTAATGATCGCTGCTGGAATCGCCGGAATCGCTACTATTGTGTTTCCAATGATAGTGCCATTTCGAGTTTCCATTTGGACTGCGTCAAGCTCTCACCTGAGCCAGATATTCGTGCTCACCGGAGCAATCCTTGTCACACCCGTGGTTCTCGGATATTCCTTCTTTGCTTACTGGGTATTTCGTGGCAAGACACCGGAGAAGGGATGGGACGCATGA
- a CDS encoding amidohydrolase, with protein sequence MGIFRIFHNGKIATNSKPYFAEAIAVEDGKISSVGRNPEVLRLKNSDTETIDLRGQTVIPGLNDSHLHIIRGGLHFNLELRWDGVPSLADALRMLKEQAARTPAPQWVRVVGGWNEFQFAERRMPTLEEINAVAPETPVFVLHLYDRAFLNAAALRAVGYTKDTPNPPGGEIQRDKQGNPTGMLIARPNAGVLYSTLAKGPVLPFEDQLISTRHFMREMNRLGVTSAIDAGGGFQNYPDDYGVITELHRRNQMTVRVAYNLFTQRPKHELDDFKRWTGSTKLHQGDSTFRLNGAGEMLVFSAADFEDFLEPRPDLNRVLESELEAVIRHLAAAHWPFRLHATYNESIERFLNVFEKVNADIPFNGMHWFLDHAETISDRNIERVVALSGGIAVQHRMAYQGEYFVDRYGADAARRTPPIRRMLDLGCPVGAGTDATRVASFNPFVSLYWLVTGKTVGGLELYPEKNRLTREEALRLYTQGSSWFSTEDGAKGGLYEGQMADFAVLTNDYFKIPAEEIKNLESQLTVVGGEVVHANHDFQSLAPPPLPAALDWAPTAHYGGYHRVDATAARPLIHHCEGHPHGTPNRQKLGEAIWGLGCDCFAF encoded by the coding sequence ATGGGAATTTTCAGAATCTTTCACAACGGTAAGATTGCGACCAATTCAAAGCCATATTTCGCCGAGGCCATTGCCGTAGAGGACGGGAAGATCTCTTCGGTGGGACGAAACCCAGAGGTTCTTCGTTTGAAGAATTCCGACACAGAGACAATTGACTTGCGTGGCCAAACAGTCATTCCTGGGTTGAACGACTCGCATCTGCACATCATTCGGGGTGGCTTGCACTTCAACCTGGAACTTCGATGGGACGGAGTACCCTCATTGGCCGATGCGCTTCGGATGCTCAAAGAACAGGCGGCGCGCACTCCTGCCCCGCAGTGGGTACGCGTGGTAGGTGGCTGGAACGAATTTCAATTCGCTGAGCGGCGCATGCCAACGCTTGAGGAAATCAACGCGGTGGCGCCGGAGACGCCGGTCTTTGTCTTGCATTTATATGATCGCGCATTTTTGAATGCGGCCGCTCTCCGCGCAGTGGGATATACGAAGGACACCCCCAATCCTCCCGGTGGAGAGATTCAGCGCGACAAACAGGGTAATCCCACCGGCATGTTGATCGCGCGGCCGAACGCAGGAGTTCTCTACTCAACACTTGCGAAGGGGCCAGTGCTTCCGTTTGAAGATCAGCTTATCTCGACACGGCACTTCATGCGTGAAATGAACCGCCTTGGCGTGACCAGCGCCATTGATGCAGGCGGAGGATTTCAAAATTATCCCGACGATTATGGCGTAATCACTGAACTGCATCGCCGCAATCAGATGACTGTGAGGGTCGCCTACAATCTCTTCACGCAGCGCCCCAAGCACGAACTCGATGACTTCAAGCGATGGACTGGCAGCACAAAACTCCATCAGGGAGACAGCACCTTCCGGCTGAACGGCGCCGGCGAAATGCTGGTCTTCTCAGCTGCGGACTTCGAAGACTTTCTGGAGCCGCGACCTGATTTGAACAGGGTGCTGGAAAGTGAACTCGAGGCAGTCATTCGCCATCTTGCAGCCGCACACTGGCCGTTTCGCCTGCACGCAACCTATAACGAATCGATAGAGCGCTTTCTCAATGTTTTTGAGAAAGTGAACGCCGACATTCCGTTCAATGGAATGCACTGGTTCTTAGATCACGCGGAAACAATCAGCGATCGAAATATAGAGCGAGTGGTTGCGCTGAGTGGCGGCATTGCTGTGCAACATCGTATGGCATACCAGGGCGAGTATTTTGTCGACCGCTATGGTGCGGACGCAGCGCGTAGGACACCGCCGATCCGGCGAATGCTGGATCTCGGGTGCCCTGTGGGAGCCGGGACAGACGCGACACGTGTTGCCAGCTTCAATCCATTCGTAAGCCTCTACTGGCTTGTGACTGGAAAGACGGTTGGAGGGCTGGAACTCTACCCGGAAAAGAACCGGTTGACACGAGAAGAGGCGCTGCGGCTTTACACGCAGGGAAGCAGCTGGTTCTCGACCGAGGATGGCGCCAAGGGCGGACTCTACGAAGGCCAGATGGCGGACTTCGCCGTGCTGACCAACGACTATTTCAAGATCCCGGCCGAAGAGATCAAGAACCTTGAGTCTCAATTGACGGTGGTGGGAGGAGAAGTTGTTCACGCAAACCATGACTTTCAGTCACTTGCTCCGCCACCTCTACCGGCAGCGCTGGATTGGGCTCCAACCGCGCATTATGGGGGCTATCACCGGGTAGATGCCACCGCTGCGAGGCCGCTTATTCATCATTGCGAGGGACACCCGCACGGTACGCCGAATCGGCAGAAGTTAGGTGAAGCGATCTGGGGATTGGGATGCGATTGTTTCGCGTTCTGA
- a CDS encoding VOC family protein has protein sequence MYRTRRLFTLVLLVFSFANRSELGWARSPQGRASVSNVAIGPQYDTTHVYVAPSDVNAFVASFLGTFGGKSTNQVVATVTPTPSSTTSQLLQTPVGTVSLFGFKTPIPAPFGAERTGYLIANMDAAIKAARDSGAEVVVTQFPDPIGVDAVIQFPGGVMTQIYWHTKAPSYAPFAHVPENRVYVSQDAADTFLRSFVAFSSGSVVSDESAAPGDEIGKPGTTFRRIGVSSTFGKLLVLVTDGHLPYPYGRETTGYEVDDLAATLERASSLGAKVLVPPLNSHGRMSAIVQFPGGYIAEIHSPVSAANH, from the coding sequence ATGTATCGCACTCGCCGTCTCTTCACTTTGGTCTTGCTCGTTTTCAGCTTCGCGAACCGCTCGGAGCTCGGGTGGGCGCGGAGCCCGCAAGGCAGAGCCTCCGTTTCAAACGTCGCCATCGGACCGCAGTACGACACTACCCATGTCTACGTCGCGCCATCGGACGTGAATGCATTTGTTGCGAGCTTTCTGGGCACCTTCGGAGGCAAGAGCACGAACCAAGTCGTTGCCACGGTGACGCCGACCCCCAGCAGTACTACATCGCAACTGCTGCAAACACCTGTTGGGACTGTATCGCTGTTCGGGTTCAAGACGCCGATACCCGCGCCCTTCGGCGCGGAGCGCACGGGATATCTTATCGCGAACATGGATGCAGCGATCAAGGCAGCACGGGACAGCGGAGCAGAAGTGGTGGTGACGCAGTTTCCGGATCCGATCGGCGTGGATGCCGTGATCCAGTTCCCGGGCGGTGTGATGACGCAGATCTACTGGCATACGAAGGCGCCATCGTATGCGCCCTTTGCGCATGTGCCGGAGAATCGCGTGTATGTGTCACAGGATGCCGCAGACACGTTTCTTCGTAGTTTTGTGGCCTTCTCGAGCGGATCGGTTGTGTCCGATGAGAGCGCCGCGCCGGGAGACGAGATCGGCAAGCCCGGCACGACGTTTCGCCGGATTGGAGTAAGTTCTACTTTTGGCAAGCTTCTGGTCCTTGTCACCGACGGTCACTTGCCGTATCCCTACGGGCGAGAGACTACCGGCTACGAGGTGGATGATTTGGCAGCAACGCTTGAGAGGGCATCGTCTCTTGGAGCCAAGGTCCTGGTTCCGCCTCTCAACTCCCATGGGCGTATGTCGGCGATTGTGCAATTCCCAGGAGGCTATATCGCTGAGATTCACTCGCCCGTTTCTGCAGCGAACCATTGA
- a CDS encoding XapX domain-containing protein, with protein MKALLISFAVGTFVGVLYGIIKVKSPAPPIVALLGLLGMVIGEQVGGWVHTRNANVAHAAAACLSGKRWDTPVKVAEQVPGLPRAE; from the coding sequence ATGAAAGCTCTGCTCATATCATTTGCAGTTGGAACATTTGTGGGCGTGCTGTATGGAATCATCAAGGTGAAGAGCCCAGCACCGCCCATCGTTGCTTTGCTCGGACTTCTCGGCATGGTGATAGGCGAGCAGGTGGGTGGTTGGGTTCACACCAGGAACGCAAATGTGGCTCACGCTGCAGCGGCATGCCTTTCAGGCAAGCGCTGGGATACACCTGTCAAGGTGGCAGAGCAGGTTCCCGGTTTACCCCGAGCCGAGTGA
- a CDS encoding hydrolase, producing MKLEPRSEKGLLTPDNCVITLIDHQPQMLFGVTSIDRQSLINNVVGFAKAARIFDVPLILSTVETKSFSGNIWPQLQAIYPDQVPIERSFMNSWDDEKFVAAVKKTGRKKILLAGLWTQVCVAFPTIQAIHDGYEVYVLEDLCGDLDERIHQAAMRRVEQAGAKPVTWIQVMLEWQRDWAKRGTYDAVMDVVKHYAGGYGMGVEYAYTMVHGASPTVHPGWEVPAELVHS from the coding sequence ATGAAACTGGAGCCAAGAAGCGAAAAGGGGCTGCTGACGCCGGACAACTGTGTCATCACCCTGATTGATCATCAGCCGCAAATGCTGTTTGGTGTCACCAGCATCGACAGACAGTCGCTCATCAACAACGTTGTGGGCTTTGCCAAAGCCGCCAGGATCTTCGATGTTCCCCTGATCCTGAGCACTGTTGAAACAAAATCGTTTAGTGGAAATATCTGGCCTCAATTGCAGGCAATCTATCCCGATCAAGTGCCGATTGAGCGCAGCTTCATGAACTCATGGGATGACGAGAAGTTCGTAGCTGCGGTGAAGAAGACAGGGCGCAAGAAGATTTTGCTCGCTGGTCTCTGGACCCAGGTATGCGTAGCATTTCCAACGATTCAGGCGATCCACGATGGCTATGAGGTTTATGTCCTTGAGGATCTGTGCGGTGACCTGGACGAAAGGATTCATCAGGCAGCGATGCGACGGGTCGAGCAGGCGGGAGCAAAACCGGTTACTTGGATTCAGGTGATGCTTGAGTGGCAGCGCGACTGGGCAAAGAGGGGTACGTATGACGCCGTGATGGATGTTGTGAAGCACTATGCCGGTGGTTACGGCATGGGTGTCGAATACGCCTACACAATGGTCCACGGCGCCTCGCCCACGGTTCATCCCGGCTGGGAAGTTCCGGCGGAGCTGGTTCACAGCTAG
- a CDS encoding cytochrome ubiquinol oxidase subunit I translates to MTLNSATLARVQFAFTVSFHIIFPTMSIGLAMFLAVIEGLWLKTKDELYLQIYRFWLSIFAMGFGVGVVTGIVLSFEFGLGFARFAQLAGPAIGPMIALEVLTSFFLEAGFLGIMLFGMHRVGPKLHHFATCMVALGTLLSASWILSANSWMQTPDGVAVQNGRLVVIDWWRVVNNPSWLVRLPHMLSAAYLTASFLVAGVGAFYLLRGKHLAFAKKSVALGTAFATVLIVGQVFIGDILYGTMLKLQPSKMQAAEGFWEKESASPAPYYWVIVPDQKQQRNRLAVGVPYLGSIWLTHSLHGRVHGLANTPQDQQPIMGMVFYGLRIMYGIAILMFAVAIASLWLRWKRRLFIAKWFLRCLVVMTPSGIVATLGGWYLAETGRQPWVIFGMLRTVDAVSPVPAQTLLATLIAFFCIYAFFMAAFLIFVARIIRRGPESSPAHAEASGSLKNALRPLVLDSANANVALRR, encoded by the coding sequence ATGACTCTGAATTCCGCTACGCTTGCCCGGGTGCAATTCGCCTTCACGGTGAGCTTTCATATTATTTTTCCAACGATGTCCATTGGGCTTGCCATGTTCCTTGCGGTAATTGAAGGGCTATGGCTCAAGACAAAAGACGAACTTTATTTGCAAATCTATCGTTTCTGGCTCAGCATTTTCGCAATGGGTTTTGGAGTCGGTGTTGTAACCGGCATCGTTCTCTCATTCGAGTTTGGTCTGGGCTTTGCTCGGTTCGCACAGCTTGCCGGGCCGGCGATTGGTCCGATGATTGCACTCGAGGTTCTAACTTCTTTCTTTCTTGAGGCCGGATTCCTCGGGATCATGCTTTTCGGTATGCATCGAGTTGGTCCGAAACTCCACCATTTCGCTACTTGCATGGTGGCACTTGGTACTTTGTTGTCGGCTTCATGGATTCTCTCCGCAAACAGCTGGATGCAGACTCCGGATGGTGTGGCGGTTCAGAACGGTCGTTTGGTCGTGATCGACTGGTGGCGTGTCGTGAACAACCCATCCTGGTTGGTCCGCTTGCCCCATATGCTGTCCGCCGCATACCTTACAGCTTCCTTTCTGGTGGCCGGGGTCGGCGCGTTTTACTTATTGCGCGGCAAGCATCTTGCATTTGCGAAAAAGAGCGTTGCGCTTGGCACAGCGTTCGCAACTGTGCTTATCGTGGGGCAGGTCTTTATAGGCGACATTCTCTACGGTACGATGCTCAAACTCCAACCCTCAAAGATGCAGGCAGCCGAGGGTTTTTGGGAGAAGGAATCAGCATCCCCTGCACCATACTACTGGGTGATTGTCCCTGACCAGAAGCAACAGCGTAATCGCCTCGCTGTTGGTGTCCCGTATCTGGGCAGTATCTGGCTCACGCACAGCCTTCATGGTCGCGTGCACGGGCTGGCGAACACTCCGCAGGACCAGCAACCGATCATGGGCATGGTCTTTTATGGATTGCGAATTATGTACGGTATCGCCATTCTGATGTTCGCCGTAGCGATAGCCTCTTTGTGGCTTAGATGGAAACGCCGGCTCTTCATAGCGAAATGGTTCCTCCGCTGTCTTGTGGTCATGACACCTTCGGGTATTGTCGCGACGCTTGGAGGATGGTATCTGGCCGAGACCGGCCGCCAGCCCTGGGTCATATTTGGCATGTTGAGAACCGTCGATGCCGTTTCGCCCGTCCCAGCACAGACGTTGCTGGCGACGCTGATCGCGTTTTTCTGCATCTATGCTTTCTTCATGGCTGCATTTCTCATTTTCGTAGCGCGTATCATCCGGAGGGGCCCGGAGTCGAGCCCTGCCCATGCCGAGGCCTCGGGGTCTCTCAAGAATGCACTCCGTCCACTGGTGTTAGACAGCGCGAACGCCAATGTCGCGTTAAGGAGATAG
- a CDS encoding carbohydrate porin — protein sequence MRIWSLLLLLASSPVAAGQSVDMNTVSAPQSRQPSQVKQDTDELRQQLDIDEAALSKIPADPLVHPDPLAPIFEPVDKLTGLLSQLAHMKFGATYTFLNQYATITPDGIRHNQLGGRLDFTGALRVYDHGSTAGSISLLVRSGTNIGRSQQFNLSDSLGSGLYLNCLQGGGPQEPITLNILYWRQDFLKKRLSFYLGKIHPNEFVTLSMFNNDERTQFLNGANDGNLAVAYDGTYAGGGAVEFQATRHVYIHAIAVDTEGAQQRNIDTLVDRKYAEGVEVGWASGSLGEQYRHYRVGMWRDDTKSSGSGYGGAVGLDHEFYNGWTPFGRFALSTSTGTAIKQVEGVGLAKVHPFGRRGDLFAMGFNYSEASHGKHHESVFESFYRLRLTQRVNIGPDLEVSIHPTYATKAYTTTLLGARMEIIF from the coding sequence TTGAGAATCTGGTCTCTCCTGCTTTTGCTGGCATCAAGCCCAGTCGCCGCTGGTCAGAGCGTCGACATGAACACTGTCTCTGCTCCTCAATCGAGGCAGCCATCTCAGGTCAAGCAGGATACTGACGAGTTGAGGCAGCAGCTCGACATAGACGAAGCCGCGTTGTCGAAGATTCCGGCCGATCCGCTTGTCCACCCCGATCCCCTGGCGCCAATCTTTGAGCCGGTCGACAAGCTCACGGGTCTCCTCTCTCAATTGGCGCACATGAAATTTGGGGCAACATATACGTTTCTGAATCAGTACGCGACCATTACGCCGGACGGCATCAGGCATAACCAGTTAGGCGGGCGCCTCGATTTTACCGGAGCCTTGCGCGTGTACGATCACGGAAGTACCGCCGGATCAATCAGCCTGCTCGTTCGCTCCGGCACAAATATCGGCCGCAGTCAGCAATTCAACCTGAGTGACAGCCTGGGCTCAGGCCTCTATCTGAACTGTCTGCAGGGCGGCGGTCCTCAGGAGCCAATCACCCTGAACATCCTCTACTGGCGGCAGGATTTCCTCAAGAAGAGGCTCTCATTTTATCTTGGCAAGATCCATCCCAATGAGTTTGTCACTCTCAGCATGTTCAACAACGACGAGCGAACGCAGTTCTTGAATGGGGCCAACGATGGCAACCTGGCGGTCGCTTACGACGGAACCTACGCCGGCGGCGGCGCGGTTGAATTCCAGGCGACCCGCCATGTTTACATTCACGCCATCGCTGTGGATACGGAGGGCGCACAGCAGAGAAATATCGATACGCTCGTCGATCGAAAATATGCGGAAGGCGTGGAAGTGGGCTGGGCTTCAGGATCACTCGGTGAGCAATACCGGCATTATCGGGTCGGTATGTGGCGGGACGACACCAAGAGCAGCGGGAGCGGTTATGGAGGCGCCGTTGGGTTGGACCACGAATTTTACAATGGCTGGACTCCGTTCGGGAGGTTCGCCCTCAGTACCAGCACAGGGACCGCGATTAAGCAAGTCGAGGGAGTCGGTCTGGCTAAGGTGCACCCATTCGGACGTCGCGGAGACCTGTTCGCAATGGGATTCAACTATAGCGAAGCCAGCCACGGTAAACATCATGAGAGCGTGTTTGAGTCCTTTTATCGCCTCCGCCTCACTCAAAGGGTAAACATTGGCCCGGATCTTGAAGTCTCCATCCATCCCACTTATGCAACCAAAGCCTACACCACGACTCTGCTCGGCGCGAGGATGGAGATCATCTTCTGA
- a CDS encoding hydrolase, which translates to MNGIETLLKPEDCVMLLVDLQAGLGFGTESISRQVLLNNAVALAKTAVAFGVPVIATTSASKVYSGPLFPQVQAALPDVKAIERRNMNAWEDDTARGAVEATGRRRLLVAGLLTEACVSFPALSAVREGYEVFVVADACGGLTPISHELALRRLEQAGAQLTNWIQVLLEFQRDWTRHGTYEAARAIVVENGGGYGMGLAYAREMIHPG; encoded by the coding sequence ATGAATGGAATTGAGACGTTATTGAAACCTGAAGACTGTGTAATGCTGCTTGTGGACTTGCAAGCAGGCCTCGGATTTGGCACAGAGTCCATTTCCCGGCAGGTGCTGCTTAACAATGCGGTCGCCCTCGCCAAGACGGCTGTAGCATTCGGTGTGCCGGTGATCGCCACAACATCCGCGTCAAAGGTCTACAGCGGGCCGTTGTTCCCGCAAGTCCAGGCAGCGCTTCCTGATGTAAAGGCGATTGAGCGCCGAAACATGAATGCATGGGAAGACGACACCGCACGCGGCGCAGTTGAGGCCACGGGCCGCAGGCGATTGCTCGTTGCCGGTCTGCTGACGGAGGCCTGTGTCTCGTTCCCGGCGCTCTCAGCCGTCAGGGAAGGGTATGAAGTGTTTGTCGTAGCCGACGCTTGTGGTGGGCTCACACCGATCAGCCACGAACTCGCCTTGCGAAGGCTGGAGCAGGCGGGTGCCCAACTCACGAACTGGATTCAGGTACTTCTCGAGTTTCAGCGCGACTGGACACGCCACGGCACTTACGAAGCGGCTCGCGCCATCGTCGTCGAAAACGGTGGCGGATATGGCATGGGACTTGCCTATGCTCGCGAAATGATCCATCCAGGATAG